In Microbacterium laevaniformans, a single window of DNA contains:
- a CDS encoding ferritin-like fold-containing protein has protein sequence MVTWPWQRDRTVARTLRVRSRGDFGDVRRVDFEELAPDIDTFLGQAAYLQLGYFETLSELIAPTPELTQKESISVAAGAALHKHRAILALIRERGDDPLDLMLPFREPLDAFRRSTHGARSLETMLSVHITAGMLDDFYLALSSSYGVTGRRVADILRGDDDRQALVDIIAGAIAADEQWKSLLALWGRRLVGDTLLIARAALRPQTLDAAEERKVEPVFTDLLGAHSRRMSAMGLDA, from the coding sequence GTGGTGACCTGGCCCTGGCAGCGCGACCGCACCGTCGCACGTACGCTGCGCGTGCGCTCTCGCGGCGACTTCGGCGACGTCCGGCGCGTCGACTTCGAAGAGCTCGCACCCGACATCGACACCTTCCTCGGGCAAGCTGCGTACCTGCAGCTCGGCTACTTCGAGACGCTCAGCGAGCTGATCGCACCGACCCCCGAGCTGACGCAGAAGGAATCGATCTCGGTGGCGGCCGGAGCGGCCCTGCACAAGCACCGCGCGATCCTCGCCCTCATCCGCGAACGCGGCGACGATCCCCTCGACCTCATGCTGCCCTTCCGTGAGCCCCTCGACGCATTTCGTCGGTCGACGCACGGTGCACGCTCGCTCGAGACGATGCTCTCGGTGCACATCACGGCGGGCATGCTCGACGACTTCTACCTCGCGCTGTCTTCCAGCTACGGCGTGACCGGCCGGCGGGTCGCGGACATCCTGCGCGGCGACGACGACCGGCAAGCCCTCGTCGACATCATCGCGGGCGCGATCGCCGCCGATGAGCAGTGGAAATCGCTGCTCGCTCTGTGGGGACGTCGCCTCGTGGGCGACACGCTCCTCATCGCGCGCGCCGCCCTTCGTCCTCAGACCCTGGATGCCGCGGAGGAGCGCAAGGTCGAGCCGGTGTTCACCGACCTTCTCGGTGCGCACTCGCGTCGCATGTCTGCGATGGGGCTCGACGCCTGA
- a CDS encoding phosphotransferase, with the protein MARSPLTLAASVTSALPRVAVVGVAPLTEGVSGRYDSAIATLDDGRRVVVRVPVNDQAEQDLLSEARALTSLTAGVRGVLPFGAPDVLGQTTVDGRSALVQTLLPGYRVDAAHVPAGRGVATALAAAIAAVHDLPVTVIRDAGLPMRTSAQVRDEAERLLDRAEATGLLPFGLLRRWSTAIGSDPLWRFETTVVLGGVDPASFVFEDDAEGTPAVTGLLSWGALGVGDPAIDVRWTASAPAAQADVLDEYAHRSHRAPDALLAERARLHAELEFAKWLVHGHEAGQQDVVRDAVALLESLDANVRDEPVRARDDVTLDQALAATQRVPAGAGEAADTSMQTDSFDPETLATFLADENATGMVETSRLDTVAIEMSEWAQPAHPSTTRVPVHTSDIPVHDGTAPAPAAGQGEAATQDAPGEPAADDIDRDTAARNALRRWTGTA; encoded by the coding sequence ATGGCACGCTCACCTCTCACTCTAGCCGCGTCGGTCACGTCGGCCCTTCCCCGCGTCGCGGTGGTCGGTGTGGCGCCGCTGACCGAGGGCGTCTCCGGCCGCTACGACAGCGCCATCGCCACGCTCGACGACGGCCGGCGGGTCGTGGTGCGTGTGCCCGTCAACGACCAGGCGGAGCAGGATCTGCTGTCCGAGGCGCGTGCCCTGACGTCGCTGACCGCCGGCGTGCGGGGTGTGCTGCCGTTCGGCGCCCCCGATGTTCTGGGCCAGACGACGGTCGACGGCCGCAGCGCCCTCGTCCAGACGCTGCTGCCGGGCTATCGGGTCGATGCGGCCCACGTGCCCGCGGGCCGGGGCGTCGCCACCGCTCTGGCCGCCGCGATCGCGGCGGTCCACGATCTTCCGGTGACCGTGATCCGTGACGCGGGACTGCCCATGCGGACCTCCGCGCAGGTGCGCGACGAGGCCGAGCGCCTCCTGGATCGGGCGGAAGCGACCGGGCTCCTGCCCTTCGGGCTGCTGCGACGCTGGAGCACCGCCATCGGATCCGATCCGCTGTGGCGCTTCGAGACGACCGTCGTTCTCGGCGGGGTCGACCCGGCATCCTTCGTCTTCGAGGACGATGCTGAGGGCACACCCGCCGTCACCGGTCTTCTGAGCTGGGGCGCACTCGGCGTCGGCGATCCGGCGATCGACGTGCGCTGGACGGCGTCGGCCCCGGCTGCTCAAGCCGACGTGCTCGACGAGTACGCGCACCGTTCGCACCGCGCACCCGACGCCCTCCTCGCCGAGCGCGCCCGGCTGCATGCCGAGTTGGAGTTCGCGAAGTGGCTGGTGCACGGTCACGAAGCCGGGCAGCAGGACGTCGTGCGCGACGCCGTGGCACTGTTGGAGTCGCTCGACGCCAACGTTCGCGACGAACCGGTACGGGCGCGCGACGATGTCACGCTCGATCAGGCGCTTGCGGCGACCCAGCGTGTCCCTGCCGGTGCGGGCGAGGCCGCCGACACCTCGATGCAGACCGACAGCTTCGACCCCGAGACCCTCGCCACCTTCCTCGCCGATGAGAACGCGACGGGGATGGTCGAGACGAGCCGCCTGGACACCGTCGCGATCGAGATGTCGGAGTGGGCGCAGCCGGCGCATCCGTCGACGACGCGGGTTCCGGTGCACACCTCCGACATCCCTGTTCACGATGGCACCGCACCCGCGCCCGCGGCCGGTCAGGGCGAGGCAGCCACGCAGGACGCCCCCGGCGAGCCCGCGGCCGACGACATCGACCGCGACACTGCCGCGCGCAACGCTCTGCGCCGCTGGACCGGCACGGCCTGA
- a CDS encoding DUF3107 domain-containing protein yields MEIRIGIANTARELSFESAQSADAVTSTIQKALEASESFVTFTDVKGNTYIVPTTGITFIEVGTEESRRVGFVA; encoded by the coding sequence GTGGAGATCCGCATCGGCATCGCGAACACCGCTCGGGAGCTCAGCTTCGAGTCGGCCCAGTCGGCGGATGCCGTGACGAGCACGATCCAGAAGGCTCTCGAGGCCTCGGAGTCCTTCGTCACCTTCACCGACGTCAAGGGCAACACCTACATCGTTCCCACGACCGGCATCACGTTCATCGAGGTCGGCACGGAGGAGTCCCGGCGCGTCGGCTTCGTCGCCTGA
- a CDS encoding UrvD/REP family ATP-dependent DNA helicase, which translates to MDRVTWDAAQRAVIDLPADASGVVVGAPGSGKTATAIARVGALVRPPAGHTRGELLPDEVLVLTPSRASATALRDRLALAVGVATPGALARSIVAFGYQIVRAEAVHRGEPVPQLLTGPDEDQVIADLLAGDAEDEIDGIVRWPLSLPAAVRSTRTFRGELRALLAECAQLGVSADHLADLAARHGVAEWAAAASFSREYLYARDRMRGAHRDAAGLVREALGLVRTLPAGAPGLAALERLRAIVVDDAQELTLGGVELLEACRARGVAVLAFGDPDVGSGSFRGASPENFSRLAAAGPVYVLDHMHRGSEAQRRLIAAVTARIGAAGVVAHRLRPLASGDAPEDGGDGSVRAVTARSASEEHDVIARLLRERHVHDAVPWSACAVIAHDSRQVAALEAELAAREVPTRTRGQRPLAQARAVADLLRVALLAELEPAAWTLEDAVDALRAGGMDPVEIRRLRAALRLSALAGGPPVGERAPDEPATSSADLLVSALGHPVAFALLDTREGRRAERIARTLADVHAQWDLVHAGGAEAPTAHEILWSAWQGLGVERAWVAAAEGSGPLAAQSGRELDALVALFQAAKRHGERADGTSPGAFLRGILDSDVAEDRLADDSTADAVDILTPAGAVGAEYDTVVVAGVQEGVWPNLRARGSLLQTWRLAALAAGAAPDATETLDRRRGVLHDELRLFARACSRARRRLVVTAVDDDDTGPSPLFELLPPAQPAARSAAHPLTLRGLVAQHRRALSERRADPSAQRAAAEQLRLLAAAGVPGAAPEEWYGIAPVTSTAPLRDLTREDVRVSPSRLQSVEECQLNWLLADLGADDGGAVAGLGTLVHAAMERATGSDEDALWAVVDARWSELEFESAWRERAERARARELVRRLSVYLRRFESAGGSVIGSEPHFEVPVALDPVGSHGAIVSGYIDRVERTASGEVVIVDLKTGKREPQTDAKVVDNPQLAAYQLALDAGAIPEAAGLTPGGAKLLVLRPSAATKDYVEPRQPPLDDAARDAFLARVREAATVMSGAEFSAPYEEHCRDDHSCGLCRIHTINAVSAS; encoded by the coding sequence ATGGATCGTGTGACGTGGGATGCCGCTCAGCGTGCCGTCATCGACCTTCCCGCCGACGCGTCGGGCGTCGTGGTGGGCGCCCCGGGATCGGGTAAGACCGCGACCGCGATCGCGCGGGTCGGCGCACTCGTCCGGCCGCCCGCGGGCCACACCCGCGGTGAGTTGCTGCCGGACGAGGTGCTCGTGCTGACGCCATCGCGCGCCTCCGCGACTGCGCTGCGAGACCGCCTCGCCCTCGCCGTCGGCGTCGCCACACCCGGCGCGTTGGCGCGCTCGATCGTGGCGTTCGGCTACCAGATCGTCCGCGCCGAGGCCGTCCATCGTGGCGAGCCGGTGCCCCAGTTGCTGACCGGTCCGGACGAGGACCAGGTGATCGCCGATCTGCTGGCCGGAGACGCCGAGGATGAGATCGACGGGATCGTGCGGTGGCCGCTCTCGCTGCCGGCGGCCGTGCGCTCCACGCGCACGTTCCGCGGCGAGCTGCGCGCTCTGCTCGCCGAGTGCGCGCAGCTCGGAGTCTCCGCCGATCACCTGGCGGATCTTGCGGCGCGACACGGCGTCGCGGAGTGGGCGGCGGCGGCATCCTTCTCGCGGGAGTACCTGTATGCGCGCGACCGCATGCGCGGAGCCCATCGCGACGCCGCGGGCCTCGTCCGTGAGGCGCTGGGCCTCGTCCGCACGCTTCCGGCCGGCGCGCCGGGGCTCGCCGCGCTGGAGCGACTGCGGGCGATCGTCGTGGACGACGCCCAGGAGCTGACTCTCGGCGGTGTGGAACTGCTGGAGGCCTGCCGCGCGCGTGGCGTGGCGGTGCTCGCCTTCGGTGATCCGGATGTCGGTTCGGGAAGCTTCCGCGGGGCCAGCCCGGAGAACTTCTCGCGCCTGGCAGCCGCCGGGCCCGTGTATGTCCTCGACCACATGCACCGCGGCTCCGAGGCCCAGCGACGTCTGATCGCCGCGGTCACGGCCCGGATCGGTGCCGCCGGGGTCGTCGCGCACCGCCTGCGCCCTCTCGCCTCCGGTGATGCTCCGGAGGACGGTGGAGACGGCAGCGTCCGCGCCGTCACGGCTCGCTCCGCGTCGGAAGAGCACGACGTCATCGCGCGCCTGCTCCGAGAGCGCCACGTCCACGACGCGGTGCCCTGGTCGGCGTGCGCCGTCATCGCCCACGACAGCCGACAGGTTGCGGCGCTCGAAGCCGAGCTCGCCGCCCGAGAGGTGCCCACGCGCACCCGCGGGCAGCGACCTCTGGCTCAGGCCCGCGCAGTGGCGGATCTGCTGCGCGTCGCGCTGCTGGCCGAGCTCGAGCCCGCTGCCTGGACTCTCGAGGACGCCGTCGACGCCCTCCGCGCCGGAGGGATGGACCCGGTCGAGATCCGGCGACTGCGCGCCGCCCTGCGGCTGTCGGCGTTGGCCGGTGGCCCGCCGGTGGGCGAGCGGGCCCCCGACGAGCCGGCCACCTCCAGCGCCGATCTGCTCGTGTCCGCACTGGGGCATCCCGTCGCGTTCGCGCTGCTCGACACGCGAGAGGGACGCCGCGCCGAACGGATCGCGCGCACCCTCGCCGACGTTCACGCCCAATGGGACCTCGTTCATGCCGGCGGCGCCGAGGCGCCCACCGCGCACGAGATTCTGTGGAGCGCGTGGCAAGGTCTGGGCGTTGAGCGGGCATGGGTCGCCGCCGCGGAGGGCTCCGGTCCGCTCGCCGCGCAATCCGGCCGCGAGCTGGATGCGCTTGTGGCCCTCTTCCAGGCCGCCAAACGTCACGGTGAGAGAGCGGACGGCACCTCACCCGGGGCGTTTCTGCGCGGCATCCTCGATTCCGACGTCGCCGAGGACCGGCTGGCCGACGATTCGACCGCGGATGCCGTCGACATTCTCACCCCGGCCGGCGCCGTCGGCGCCGAGTACGACACCGTCGTGGTCGCGGGCGTCCAGGAGGGCGTCTGGCCGAACCTCCGCGCGCGGGGGAGCCTGTTGCAGACCTGGCGGCTGGCAGCACTCGCCGCCGGCGCAGCGCCCGATGCCACCGAGACACTCGATCGGCGACGCGGCGTGCTGCACGACGAGTTGCGGCTGTTCGCCCGCGCCTGCTCCCGTGCGCGCCGACGACTCGTCGTGACCGCGGTCGACGATGACGATACGGGGCCGAGTCCGCTCTTCGAGCTTCTTCCGCCGGCTCAGCCGGCGGCGCGCTCCGCCGCGCATCCCCTGACCCTGCGAGGACTCGTGGCGCAGCACCGGCGCGCGCTCTCGGAGCGTCGAGCCGACCCGTCCGCGCAGCGCGCCGCCGCCGAGCAGTTGCGGCTGCTTGCTGCGGCCGGCGTCCCGGGCGCCGCCCCCGAGGAGTGGTACGGCATAGCGCCCGTGACATCCACGGCACCGCTGCGCGATCTCACGCGGGAGGACGTGCGCGTCTCGCCGTCGCGGCTCCAGAGCGTGGAGGAGTGCCAGCTCAACTGGCTGCTCGCCGACCTGGGGGCCGATGACGGGGGAGCTGTGGCGGGCCTCGGCACGCTGGTGCACGCGGCGATGGAGCGCGCAACGGGCTCCGACGAGGACGCGCTGTGGGCGGTCGTGGACGCGCGGTGGAGTGAACTGGAGTTCGAGTCCGCCTGGCGGGAGCGTGCGGAGCGCGCACGGGCACGCGAACTCGTCCGACGACTGTCGGTGTATCTGCGGCGGTTCGAGTCCGCGGGCGGAAGCGTCATCGGTTCGGAACCGCATTTCGAGGTTCCGGTCGCCCTCGACCCGGTCGGCAGCCACGGCGCCATCGTCAGCGGGTACATCGATCGCGTGGAGCGCACCGCCTCGGGGGAGGTGGTGATCGTCGACTTGAAGACGGGTAAGCGCGAACCGCAGACCGACGCGAAGGTGGTCGACAATCCGCAGCTCGCCGCCTACCAGCTGGCGCTCGATGCGGGCGCCATCCCCGAGGCTGCCGGTCTCACCCCCGGCGGCGCGAAGCTGCTCGTCTTGCGCCCGTCCGCGGCCACGAAGGACTACGTGGAACCCCGCCAGCCGCCGCTGGATGATGCCGCCCGCGACGCGTTCCTCGCCCGAGTGCGTGAGGCGGCGACCGTCATGAGCGGCGCGGAGTTCTCGGCCCCGTATGAGGAGCACTGTCGTGACGATCACTCCTGCGGCCTCTGTCGGATTCACACGATCAACGCGGTGAGCGCCTCATGA
- the nudC gene encoding NAD(+) diphosphatase, with protein MSPSAEPPVPVRPPALARGGIDRCADERSAPDLLARLRGEASTRVVAVHGDRAPLDGDGALLTVPVGHIREGVSWAFLGRDAEGAAVLLAASGADEDIPVAAHPADAWGSLRAIGGEMSATDAGLLVEAVALGRWLVEAPFCSHCGARTEERAGGWARHCPVCGREHFPRTDPAVIVAVISPDGSSLLLGKNALWADRNLYSTFAGFVEAGESLESAIVREVQEEAGVLVEALQYRGSQSWPYPRSLMLGFHATAADISAARADGEEIVDVRWFSREEIRAALRGDGDILLPGTTSIAHRLIADWAGDPA; from the coding sequence ATGTCGCCATCGGCTGAGCCGCCTGTTCCCGTGCGTCCTCCCGCGCTTGCGCGCGGCGGTATCGACCGCTGCGCCGACGAACGCAGCGCACCGGATCTGCTCGCGCGTCTGCGGGGCGAGGCGTCGACGCGGGTTGTCGCGGTGCACGGCGATCGCGCCCCGCTCGACGGCGACGGCGCTCTGCTGACGGTACCCGTCGGACACATCCGCGAGGGGGTGTCGTGGGCGTTCCTCGGGCGGGATGCCGAGGGAGCGGCAGTGCTGCTCGCGGCATCCGGCGCCGACGAGGACATCCCCGTGGCCGCGCATCCCGCCGATGCATGGGGATCGTTGCGCGCGATCGGCGGCGAGATGTCGGCCACGGACGCCGGGTTGCTCGTCGAGGCGGTCGCCCTCGGGCGTTGGCTGGTCGAGGCGCCCTTCTGCTCCCACTGCGGTGCGCGCACCGAGGAGCGCGCGGGTGGGTGGGCGCGTCACTGTCCGGTGTGCGGGCGCGAGCACTTTCCGCGCACCGACCCCGCCGTCATCGTCGCCGTGATCTCTCCGGACGGCTCGTCGCTGCTGCTGGGCAAGAACGCGCTGTGGGCGGATCGCAATCTCTACTCGACGTTCGCGGGCTTCGTCGAGGCGGGGGAGTCGCTGGAATCGGCGATCGTCCGCGAGGTGCAGGAGGAAGCCGGCGTGCTCGTCGAGGCGCTGCAGTACCGGGGGTCTCAGTCCTGGCCCTACCCTCGGTCACTCATGCTCGGCTTCCATGCGACGGCGGCGGACATCTCCGCGGCCCGCGCCGACGGCGAGGAGATCGTCGACGTGCGGTGGTTCTCGCGCGAGGAGATCCGTGCGGCGCTGCGCGGCGACGGCGACATCCTGCTTCCCGGCACGACGTCCATCGCGCACCGGCTGATCGCCGACTGGGCGGGGGACCCGGCGTGA
- a CDS encoding ATP-dependent DNA helicase produces MSAVSPTALAAALGQFPPTDEQARVIAAPLSPALVVAGAGSGKTETMAGRVVWLVANGLVPRDAVLGLTFTRKAAGELAERVHRRLQRLAEFERRGLVPHLEALHARGQLGILGELERSGAPSSSRYAVLDELVVATGAVAVPDEVSADALLERPTVSTYNSFADSIVREHAVRLGRDAEAAVLSESAAWLLMRRVVLESDDPRLEVREEALRSIIDAALRIARDAADNRVDLEQLARFPARFSDVLERPSTSARVTVYADIAKAQVAVGALDVLADLAREYARRKLRRGVIDFSDQVAGACEIVEAHPTVGEELRDRYRVVLLDEYQDTSVVQTQLLASAFRDAAVMAVGDPHQSIYGWRGASAGNLGDFATAFSTTGAAETFALMTSWRNSVDVLRAADAVLAPLAESVPVAVEGLRPRPGAGSGEVEIHIDTDIDAEADAVADWFARVRHERARAGAATTGAVLFRSKKHMVHFADALGRRGIPHRILGLGGLLSTPEVVDVVATLRVISDPRAGSSLIRLLAGPRWGIGVADLRALSELSRRISRHDGALQPLHPDIVARMRTSAGDDQGSLVDALDFFLRHGADHGWLSDFTAAARERLREAAAVFASLRRHATLPIPELVRMIELELRLDIELAANEARGPARVAGDQLRAFVDELHGFLATDERGSLPSLLAWLDHAERLDEFAPRTEPPEDDVVQLLTIHGSKGLEWDAVAVVRLVEDELPTRPKDTRGWLGFGVLPYEFRGDADWLPAFRWGADQSPTQQDLSRALDDFVAAGRARQRDEERRLAYVAVTRARDHLFLSASHWSGTKSPRRPSAFLEEMAAALGRTIVPDVDPGDNPFEGRRRLLQWPLDPLGARRGTVAAAAEEVRQAAQAEPTTELALLLAERAERERKARPAAPVRIPASRFKDFLGDAPALRRPLPERPYRQSRLGTAFHSWVEQRSGVVGAGTSLDDALWDEDASDTAAVSDGGPAPTELAELQERFLASEWASLRPLEVETEIDVTIEDALGDGRPHVVICKLDAVYRRGERIEIVDWKTGRAPRTAAEREERMIQLRLYREAYHAKHGIAREQIDVVLFYVAEGLILRD; encoded by the coding sequence ATGAGCGCCGTCTCTCCGACCGCCCTCGCGGCCGCCCTCGGCCAGTTCCCTCCCACGGACGAACAAGCCCGGGTGATCGCCGCGCCTCTCTCGCCCGCGCTCGTCGTCGCCGGCGCCGGCAGCGGCAAGACCGAGACCATGGCGGGGCGGGTCGTCTGGCTCGTGGCGAACGGCCTCGTTCCGCGTGATGCGGTGCTCGGTCTGACGTTCACCCGCAAGGCCGCCGGCGAACTCGCCGAGCGCGTGCACCGGCGACTGCAGCGGCTTGCGGAGTTCGAACGCCGCGGACTCGTTCCCCATCTCGAGGCCCTGCACGCGCGGGGGCAGCTGGGGATCCTCGGCGAGCTCGAGCGCAGCGGTGCACCGTCGTCGTCGCGGTACGCCGTGCTCGATGAACTCGTCGTCGCCACCGGCGCCGTCGCGGTCCCCGATGAGGTGTCGGCCGACGCGCTGCTGGAGCGGCCGACCGTCTCCACGTACAACAGCTTCGCCGACAGCATTGTCCGCGAGCACGCCGTCAGACTCGGCCGCGACGCCGAAGCCGCCGTTCTCAGCGAGTCCGCAGCCTGGCTGCTGATGCGACGTGTCGTGCTCGAGTCCGACGATCCGCGGCTGGAGGTACGCGAAGAGGCGCTGCGTTCGATCATCGATGCCGCCCTGCGCATCGCCCGTGACGCTGCTGACAACCGCGTCGACCTCGAGCAGCTCGCGCGCTTTCCCGCGCGCTTCTCGGACGTTCTGGAACGGCCATCGACGTCGGCGCGCGTCACGGTGTACGCCGACATCGCGAAAGCGCAGGTGGCCGTCGGCGCACTGGACGTCCTCGCGGATCTTGCACGGGAGTACGCCCGGCGAAAGCTCCGTCGAGGGGTGATCGATTTCTCCGACCAGGTCGCGGGCGCCTGCGAGATCGTCGAAGCGCATCCGACCGTCGGAGAGGAGTTGCGCGATCGCTATCGCGTCGTGCTGCTGGACGAATACCAGGACACGTCCGTCGTGCAGACCCAGCTTCTCGCCTCCGCCTTCCGCGACGCGGCGGTGATGGCGGTCGGCGACCCCCATCAGTCCATCTACGGCTGGCGAGGGGCCAGCGCCGGCAATCTCGGCGACTTCGCGACGGCATTCAGCACCACCGGTGCGGCCGAGACCTTCGCTTTGATGACGAGCTGGCGCAACAGTGTCGACGTGTTGCGTGCGGCCGACGCCGTGCTGGCGCCCCTCGCCGAGAGCGTTCCGGTCGCCGTCGAAGGCCTGCGGCCGCGTCCGGGTGCGGGCTCGGGCGAGGTGGAGATCCACATCGACACCGACATCGACGCGGAGGCCGATGCGGTGGCGGACTGGTTCGCGCGCGTACGGCATGAGCGCGCGCGAGCGGGCGCCGCGACGACGGGGGCCGTGCTCTTTCGCAGCAAGAAGCACATGGTGCATTTCGCCGATGCCCTGGGCCGGCGCGGCATCCCGCATCGTATCCTCGGCCTCGGCGGGCTGTTGTCCACGCCGGAGGTGGTCGATGTCGTCGCGACGCTCCGGGTCATCAGCGACCCGCGTGCGGGGTCGTCGCTGATCAGGTTGCTCGCCGGTCCGCGCTGGGGGATCGGCGTGGCAGATCTGCGGGCGTTGAGTGAGCTGTCCCGGCGGATCAGCCGTCACGACGGCGCCCTCCAGCCGCTGCATCCGGACATCGTCGCGCGGATGCGGACGTCGGCGGGGGATGATCAGGGCTCGCTCGTCGACGCTCTCGACTTCTTCCTCCGTCACGGCGCCGACCACGGCTGGCTGAGCGACTTCACCGCGGCGGCACGAGAACGCCTGCGCGAGGCGGCGGCCGTCTTCGCCAGTCTGCGTCGGCACGCGACACTGCCGATTCCCGAGCTCGTGCGGATGATCGAGCTCGAACTCCGGCTGGATATCGAGCTGGCCGCGAACGAGGCACGCGGTCCGGCGCGGGTGGCCGGTGACCAGTTGCGCGCCTTCGTCGACGAGTTGCACGGCTTTCTGGCGACCGACGAGCGCGGGTCGCTGCCCAGCCTTCTCGCCTGGCTCGACCATGCCGAGCGTCTCGATGAGTTCGCGCCGCGCACCGAGCCGCCGGAGGACGATGTCGTGCAGCTGCTCACGATCCATGGATCGAAGGGCCTCGAATGGGATGCCGTGGCCGTCGTCCGACTGGTCGAGGATGAGCTGCCGACCCGGCCCAAAGACACACGCGGATGGCTCGGGTTCGGCGTTCTTCCGTACGAGTTCCGCGGCGATGCCGACTGGCTCCCCGCCTTTCGCTGGGGTGCTGACCAGTCCCCGACGCAGCAGGACCTCTCCCGTGCTCTGGACGACTTCGTCGCGGCCGGGCGCGCGCGCCAGCGGGATGAGGAGCGTCGGCTCGCGTACGTCGCCGTGACCCGTGCGCGGGATCACCTGTTTCTGAGCGCTTCGCACTGGTCGGGGACGAAGTCGCCGCGTCGCCCGAGTGCCTTCCTGGAGGAGATGGCCGCTGCTCTGGGCCGGACGATCGTGCCCGACGTCGACCCGGGCGACAACCCCTTCGAGGGTCGCCGCCGCCTCCTGCAGTGGCCGCTCGATCCCCTCGGGGCCCGGCGCGGCACCGTCGCCGCCGCAGCCGAGGAGGTGCGACAAGCTGCGCAGGCCGAGCCCACGACTGAACTCGCCCTCCTGCTCGCCGAGCGTGCCGAGCGGGAACGCAAGGCGCGACCGGCGGCGCCGGTGCGCATCCCGGCATCCCGCTTCAAGGACTTCCTCGGCGACGCGCCGGCCCTGCGCCGTCCGCTGCCCGAGCGTCCCTATCGCCAGTCGCGGCTCGGGACTGCTTTCCACTCGTGGGTCGAGCAGCGCTCGGGCGTCGTGGGCGCCGGCACCTCGCTCGATGACGCGCTGTGGGATGAGGACGCATCCGATACCGCGGCCGTCTCCGACGGCGGTCCGGCACCGACAGAGCTCGCCGAGCTGCAGGAGCGTTTTCTGGCCTCCGAGTGGGCATCGTTGCGGCCGTTGGAAGTGGAGACGGAGATCGACGTCACGATCGAGGACGCTCTCGGAGACGGTCGACCGCACGTCGTGATCTGCAAGCTCGACGCCGTCTACCGGCGCGGCGAGCGCATCGAGATCGTCGACTGGAAGACGGGCCGTGCGCCGCGCACCGCCGCCGAGCGGGAAGAGCGAATGATCCAGCTGCGCCTGTATCGCGAGGCGTACCACGCGAAGCACGGCATTGCGCGCGAGCAGATCGATGTGGTGCTCTTCTACGTCGCGGAAGGCCTCATCCTGCGCGATTGA